Proteins encoded by one window of Lathyrus oleraceus cultivar Zhongwan6 chromosome 1, CAAS_Psat_ZW6_1.0, whole genome shotgun sequence:
- the LOC127078961 gene encoding uncharacterized protein At4g15545, protein MLVAELSGTNLDIPEELLQALPSDPFQQLDVARKITSIALSTRVNALESEASALRAELAEKDELIAELQAQLEAPHAALSEAADKLVLAEQDKERLVKENATLSSTVKKLSRDVSKLEVFRKALMQSLQEDEEKPGGSPKIAAMLHSQASITSTSHLGDEDASLPPSRSSSMRINTSDTGTSSAEDRESDGGGRSQASSISSHSFLLASQTTTPRLTPPGSPPNVSASVSPTRTSKPASPRRHAVSLSIDRTSSVFSSHGSVSSYAGTGSQTARTRVDGKEFFRQVRSRLSYEQFGAFLANVKELNSHKQTKEETVKKADEIFGPENKDLYTIFEGLISRNVQ, encoded by the exons ATGTTGGTGGCTGAATTGAGTGGTACAAACCTTGATATTCCTGAGGAGTTGCTGCAAGCTCTACCATCTGATCCATTCCAGCAGCTCGATGTGGCTCGCAAAATCACATCCATTGCTCTTTCGACTCGTGTCAACGCGCTTGAATCAGAAGCTTCGGCTCTACGCGCCGAACTCGCTGAGAAAGACGAACTTATCGCGGAGCTCCAGGCTCAGTTAGAGGCTCCCCACGCCGCGCTTTCTGAAGCCGCCGATAAGCTTGTTCTCGCGGAACAAGATAAG GAGAGGTTGGTGAAGGAGAATGCTACACTTTCTAGCACAGTGAAGAAGCTCAGTAGAGATGTCTCCAAG TTGGAGGTTTTTAGAAAGGCACTTATGCAATCACTTCAAGAGGATGAAGAAAAACCT GGAGGATCACCCAAAATTGCTGCTATGTTACATAGTCAAGCAAGTATCACTTCCACATCTCACCTTGGAG ATGAAGATGCTTCTTTGCCACCTTCTAGATCTTCTTCAATGCGAATCAATACTTCTGATACAGGAACTTCTTCTGCAGAAGATCGTGAGTCTGATG GTGGTGGAAGATCTCAAGCATCATCAATATCATCACATAGCTTTCTGTTAGCATCTCAAACTACCACTCCTCGCCTTACTCCACCTGGTTCTCCTCCTAATGTTTCTGCATCTGTATCACCAACAAGAACATCTAAACCTGCCTCTCCGCGGCGCCATGCGGTTTCCCTTTCAATTGATAGGACTTCATCAGTGTTTTCCTCTCATGGTTCAGTGTCTAGCTACGCAGGCACAGGTTCACAAACCG CACGAACCCGGGTGGATGGAAAGGAATTCTTTCGTCAAGTCAG GAGCCGTTTGTCTTATGAGCAGTTTGGTGCATTTTTAGCAAATGTTAAGGAACTGAATTCCCATAAACAAACAAAAGAG